The DNA segment atttatataaataagggAAACTAGCTACCATTTAGCTACCTGCTAAATACTCTGTTCATCATCTCCATTCCCTAGAATAACTGTGCAAGCCAcaatttacagaggaggaaatggaaagccAGATGGGTTTAGTACAGTGCTCAGGGTCCTGTCACTAGAAGGGGCAGGCTGGGATTAGAGCCAGCCCAGCTGATTTCAGAGGCTCTTAATCTCGGTGTTGGCCATACTCTTCGTGAATGAGCGCCTACCTTTGGAGCTGATCTGAGACAGCTTGTGATCATCTGCTTCTTAGCTCCTCTGTAGTTCTGGGGAcccccacacatacacattcagtGCCTGGGATGATTCCTCAGGTGCCCCAAGTCTCGCCTGGGGGCCATGCAGCCCACCAGTATCCGGGGCCTGCTGCTCTGCTTGTACCCATTGTCTGGTGACCTGGGCACCGTCCTGCTTCCCAAGCCCCCAGTGGCGTACTCTGCCTCTCTCTGGTCCCTTGCCACCTGGAAGCTGGCTCACCATGGGCTCTTGTCTCCTGTCAGCTCCTGAGATGGTAAAGGGAGACCCCATCGGCTCTGCCACGGACATCTGGGGAGCGGGTGTGCTCACTTACATCATGTGAGtgcccccaggccccaccctctGCCTGCACCCCACGTCCCCACCCACACATGCATGTGCACTagtcatgcacacatacacacatgcatgtacacacacaaatatccaGGTATCCTTGTCCCCGAGTGCTGTGCCCCTAGAAATCCCCACACTACTGTCCCCCTGGACCTGTGAGTTGACCCTCAGTCTGCATCTCTTAACTGAACTGTCTCCTCTGCAGGCTCAGTGGACGCTCCCCATTCTATGAGCCAGACCCCCAGGAAACAGAGGCTCGCATTGTGGGGGGCCGCTTTGATGCCTTCCAGCTGTATCCCAACACATCCCAGAGTGCCACCCTCTTCTTGCGAAAGGTCCTCTCAGTACATCCCTGGTGAGTGGGTCTCACACCTGCCAGCCTCCCAGCATGACCTTCTCCCAGCCTCACACTGCCCTGGCCCAGCCCACACCTAAGCCCCCCAACTCCTACCCCACACCAataatacactgctgctgctattacTACGGTTACTACGCCTACTTCTCCTAAGTGGCTGTTCTGCCACCATTTAAAGCCCGTAACAGCCCTATGACACAGGCAGAATCATTGTCCCCATTTCAGAGACtgggaaactgagtcccagagatGTCCAGGCTCATTCCCTAGGGATGAATCCAGGATTGGGAGTCCTGTCTCTGGGAGGGTGGAGTCTGTCCTCCTCTGGGAGCCATGCCTCCAGCCTCACTGTCCCTGGCTTGGCCTGGCAGGAGCCGGCCCTCCGTGCAGGACTGCCTGGCTCACCCGTGGCTGCAGGATGCCTACCTGATGAAACTGCGCCGCCAGACACTCACCTTCACCACCAACCGGCTCAAGGAGTTCCTGGGTGAGCAGCGGCGCCGCAGGGCCGAGGCCGCCACCCGCCACAAGGTGCTGCTCCGCTCTTACCCAGGCAGCCCCTAGCGCCTCGGACCACAGCCCGGCCTTGCGGGCTTCGACTTGGGGTTCCCGCTGACACCCCGGGACATTCCAGGGCCCCCGTGGAGCCGGGTGGGCCCAGGGGGGCTTCGGACACCACCAGCACCAACATCCGGCCGGGCTATTACCTCATGGACCTGTGGGGACAGAGACCCTGGGCTTCGGCCAATGCCACCCAGCTGGAGTCAGAGCCGGAGACCCATGGGCCAGGCTGGGTGGGGTCAGGATCAGGTCAAGAGGGACAAGGAGGGAATGGGCAAGTGAGGAAAAGAAGCCGAGGCATAGGGAGGGGGAGACTCTATGGAGGTTCCGGGGGAGGGAGACTGAGCATCTGGGGGAGAACCAACCCAAGAGGGTGTGAATGAATGGAGAGGAGGAAATGGGGGAAGCCCGGGGTGTCTACaggccaggggctgggagtgTCACTGAAGCAGGACAGGACGTGGAGACAGTGCCAGAGAGCCAGAGGCAGTATGTGAGAGAGGGCAGcgaggtgggagagggagaggagagaggactCAGGTGGGGGCGCGCGGCCAGCTGCCAGCCTCCCCAGAAGGAGAAGCGTGGAGGGCTGAAGGCTGGAGGCGGGGTCTCAAGCCAGCAGCGCTTTCCTCCTATCCCGGTGAACGCAGCGCTGGGCCCTCTACGCTGGCCCGAGGATGTCCCCACCGCCTCTCTGTGGCCTTCACCCTCCTtctcattcatatttatttatttattgacttttatGAAGTCTCCCTGCCATCCAATCCCTCTTGCCTATGTTGTTCCtgaccatccccaccccacccccagccatccAGCTGTCTGTGCAGCTGTCTGTCTATCTGtcacaaggaaaataaaaacagcaagcaGCAGGACCTATGTGTGTGGTCTATGGGGAGGGATGACTGGGGGGTACAGCGCGTACACAATGCCAGGGTACTGGGACGGGGCATTCCAGCCTTTTCTGGACCAGTGAGAACCGAGGTATACCACCTAGCACCTTAGGACCTTTCCTCCCCTGCCCTCTGACCCTCCTGGCCCCTCACCTGTCCCTTATTTCTTGAGAAAGGAAAGATGTGGGTGTGTTTCTCCCTCTAAAGTTTCTGAAATCCTGGCAGGACCACTgaatccccacccccagcctctaaCTATATGGGTGGCCCCGACTTCTTCACATGTTCCATCATCGCAATGGGAGGATGCTGGGCTCTGGAAGGGACCAGCCCACACCCCCATCctggctcagccttcttcactctGTTCAGGGGACAGGGCAGCTCTGTCCTGACCCCTGGAGCAGAGGGGGTTTCATCATGATGATTGGTGAGAGCAGATGGTGAAAGAGCTGTAGAGGAAAGCAGGGCAGGCTCATGCGCCCACGCTCTGTGTCAGAGCACCAATCAGCACACTCACACCAATCAGCTGTGAGTGCCGTCAGTGCGCCTGCTGCGATGGGGCCATAGATAAGGATTTTCTTGGGGCCCAGGGACACTAAGTCTGGCCCTTCTTATTCCCACGGCAAGCCAGGGATCCACTGGGTGCTAAGGTACCTTGACTCTAGCTGCCCTCCTGCAGTGCCACAGAAGGATCACTGGGTCCTGTAACTGGGCTGCCCTGCCCTGAGGTGGATGGAGGGGGAGCCAGTTCTTGTGTCCAGAGGGACTGTGCCCCACTGTCCCTCCCCAGACTGAAAACTCTGTTCTTGGCCATGTAAAAGGAATAAAGCCTTTCACCGTGAGCACATTGAGCTGGTGCTGGTGTGTTGCTGATCAAGTTTGAGGCTCCCTTGGCTGTAGTCCGAACCACCTTTTGCCCAGCCCAGCCTCTCTGGCTTCTCAGGACACAAGGGAAGAGCCAAACCCCATCATCATAAAATAACAGAATATTAGGGCCAGCTGGAAGGGGCCAGAGAGCCACCTTTACCACCTGCCATTTTAGCGATGAAGATATACAGTTTGCCTGTGAGAGTCTCTAATCCCCTACACACTGCAAgtgttttcatataaaaatgaGGTGCCTGAACTCATATCTTGATAAATGGTAAAATTCTTCTCCCGTCCCCCCTCTGATCTTGAGCTTCCCTCTCATCTCCATTGGAAATGGCATGTGAACTGCTTGTTCCAAACCTGGAGGAGCAAAGGTAATTTATGTCAACAGAGCCGTGTCAAAACTGCTCTGATCAAAAGCTGACAGCGCTCCACACCTGGGCAGGCAGTTACAGTGAAGGGAAGCAAGGCTTATCTAGTGCCCTGGCCTGGGTGGACTGGACTCCAGGCAAATCTTAGAGGAGTTAGCCCCCTCACCCCCGGTGGTCTGATGCCCCTATACACCAGCTTATGCCCAGGGAGGGAGCTTGGGCAGACCTAGAGGGTCAGAGTCAGTGCCAATCTCCAGGGACAGTGTAGCGCAGCCAGACCCTACGATGTCCCATGGAGGGGAGTGTGGGAATGGGGCAGCAGGAGGGGTGGCTGTTCTCAAAAATCCTTAAGGTCCCTTCTAGGTTTATCTGTTTACCACCAGGAGGCACAGCGTGGAAATGACAACCCTAGActcctggggttggggggagtaAGGTGTTTCCAGATTGGTCCTGACTGCCACGTGGGCCTCTCATAATTGGCTAGCTGGACAGTGAAGCCCATCACCACTCTGGCTTTATTCAAGGGCACCTCCAACAAACACTCACACCCCTTAACTGACTGTGTCCAGGACCCACATGTTGTCTCTCTCTCCAGGGACTGACCTGAGTGTAAACTTCCCCAGCAGGGAGCTGAGTCTCCTGTCGACCTGAAGCTGTGCCTAGTTCTCCTGGAAGTGAGATGGATAGCCCCTGCTCTGGGAAGGGGATGGGGCCATGCCCAGCTGCCCAGCTCTCTGGGTGCTGACGTGTGGTGCACCCCAGAGCCGCCCAGGTTTCCCCTGAGGGCTGCCCCAGTGGCTGAGCTAGCATCCCAGGCATCCTCAGGCTAAATAAGGAGACTGTGTGGGTCAGGGAATGGAGGCTGGGTCCCCGGGGGCTTGGGGCAGCCTCGCCAAAGAAGGCAAGGAGGGGAGCCATGTATAAAACCTGGGCCTGGGGCTGAGCAACTACCCGTGCCCTGGCCCTGCCGTTTGGAAGGCCATGCCGCCTGCCACCCAGCAGGGTGAAGCTGAGCCCTCACAGCGAGTCTAGATCTTCAGGTCAGCCTAGACACTCTCACATAGGGGGATGTTCTGAACCTACAGGGAAAAGGCTGAAATTCGGAATCTCTGTGTCAACCTAGACCTCTTTGTTTCCTGCTCCCCAGCTCCTGCCAGAAAACCAGCTGCTGTGTTCTGCTCCGCTGCGGCCCCTCCCCCTGGATGTATGCTGGATATCAATGACCCCCAGGTTCAGAAAGCAGCCATTCGCATCCAGGCCTCTTACCAGGACCACAGGTAAGGGGGAGCTCTGGAGAATTGCTGGAGGAAGGGAGCTGGAGCTGCAGAACGCTCACGACTGCATTTGGGGGATGGGGGTAGACTGTATTTGGGGGGTTGgggagactgatgctgaagctgaaaccccaatactttggccacctgatgcgaagacctgactcattggaaaagactctgatgctgggaaagattgaaggcgggaggagaatggatggatggttggatggcatcaccaactcgatggacacgagtttgagtaagctccaggagttggtgatggacagggaagcctggcggtgctgcactccatggggccgcaaggagtcggacacgactgagtgactgaactgatactgactGAGCACAGTGTCATGTACCTGTAGGGTCACTGGACTTAGAGTAGAGCGGTTTCTGAGGGGTGGAGGGGTGGCTGCCAGAGAAGACAATTTTACTAACAATTCAGGAGCGGCTGCCTTCCCTACCCACCCCCACACGTTTAAGGGTCTAGTGGGCTGGGTGGTGGATGGGGAGCAAGGGATGCTGTACGGATGGACAGGGCTGCAGGTGGGCCCGGGCCGTGTCATGAGAGCTTGGGGCCTGACTTGGACCGTGCGGGTAGGTCCTGGAAGGAGCTGCGCGAGAAGGGGCCACCGAGAGTGTTGGAGCCGCTGAAGGACGTGGTGCTGCTGATGGAGGGCGGCGCGGCGAAGCTGACTTGCCGCGTTTCGGCTTTCCCGGACCTATTCATCCGCTGCGGCAAGGACCGCAAGGAGCTGCGCGACGGGCCCAAGTGTCGTTATGTCTTCAAGGACCCTGACGTAGTGGCACTGGTGGTGCACGATGGCGAGATGGCAGATCTGAGCCAGTACAGCGTCAACGTAACCAACCCCTTCGGCCAGTGCTCCGACTCGGCGCGTATCCTTGTGGAAGGTACTACGCGCCCTGGGGGCAGCGTCACCGCGCGGAGTAGCACCAGTTGGCGGGCGCCCACAGCCTGGTCTTGCTGCGCTTACCGCTGGGCCTCCCCGAGTCCGCCTGGGGATGTGGCCCAGCCCCCGCACAGCCTGAGCCGCAGAACAGGGCGCAGCGCCGGCCGTGCGCGTACTCCTTTCCTACCCACAGAATTCCATCCCATCCAGCCTATGAAGTCCGCTAAGGGCTTCAGTCACGCTATTCCAGGGCCCCAAGGTCACTGCGAGCCAGAAGCAGAGGCAGGGTTAGAGCCCTGGTCTTCTGGCTCTCAGCCCAGGGCAATTTCCGAGGCATCGCTAGATGTGCGAACATTTCCAGATTTTCAGCCCTAGAATCTCTATTGATCCTTCTTCATTAACCTCTGCGAAGGGCGGGATTAGTCCCGCTTGACAGTTGAGGAGATGATGCCCCAGCGAGGTTAAAGACCTGCCCACCATCACACAGCGAGCTTAAATCCATCTAGTATTTAGAGATGGGTATTAGCTGGGGAGGTGATGCCCTGCCTGCCTCATCTCTAGGTCCTTTTACTGGGTGGCagtccctctcccttcctctagTTCCAGCGAAGATTCAGAAGGGATCGGATAAACACTAAGGCGCGCAGAGGCGCCAAGGTAACGCTGATTGCCGAGATCCTGGGTAAGCCTGCGCCCGACGTGGCCTGGGCCAAGAACGGGGAAGAGAAGAAGACTACAGGTGAGGGCGAGGACTTGCGCAAGGACAGCACCTGGAGCGGGAGCTTGGGCGGGGCGGGGGTCCAGAAATTGGCGGGAGTGGGACGGGGGCGGGGAACTGGGAGGCGAAGAATGGAGTTCAGTACCCCGGGCGGAACCCGCGTAAACTgaccccaggccctgccctccccttcttcccATCTAGAGTGTTCTTTGAGATCGGCAGTACCACCGCGACGCTGACTATCCGCCAGGCCACGCCGGAGGACAGCGGCAAGTACGAGGTGTAAGTGGAGAACAGCCTGGGCATGGACCATCCATCGCTCGCGTGGATGTGGCCTGAAAGGAACCCTCAGACCCGTCGCCCTGGCCGGAGCCCCGGGTGGGTGGGTCAGACCACCCTCCTTCATCTTGCTTAATAAAGCTGCTCTCTGACCCTCGGCGTCTATTCTGTTCTTTTGAGACTCCATTTCCCCTGCACTTGCACCCACGCTTATTCCAGATCAACACACCAAGGTCACAGAAAGTTGGGATCAGAATGTTTGGAAGGTGCCTAGTCCAGTGGTTCATTTTGCAGACAGGGAATCTGAGATATGACTTCTCTCACGGTCAAAAAGTTCCTGCACTACGAAGTCTATCACTTGCCTTCTCTTCGTTTGCATAGCTCAAGCCCCACCTTCTCCTGGGGGATTTGCACTCTGGCCCCGTCCATCTCAAGACTGGCCACACTCCCTCAGGTCTCTAGCCTCGCTCTTCCCTGGGACCTGGCTCTCTGCTTTGGCTGATACCCCTGGGCCTTTTCCCAGACAGCTCAGGACCTAATCTTAAATTCCAATCTCAGTTTCTCAGGCTCCATTCTTCTAATTTGGATCCGGCCCACTAGATTCCTTGGCCAGGCCCCCGTGCTCTCCCATAAATCTCACCTCCTGGCTCTTGGTAGAAAGCAAGAGGATAGTCAAGAACTACAATTCCCGGCAGACTCTGCGAAGGAGTTCTCGCGAGTTGCGAGAAGACACGTGCGCGGAAGGAGTGAGCAGTAGCGGGCGACAGATCTAGCGAAAGGGGACTAGTGGTAAAGGGAGCTGATGGAGGGGTGCCGAAAGGATTAGCGGGCAGAGGACGGTAGACCGAGAGCGGCTCGGAGGTCTCGACTGGCTCTCCGCCCTAACGCTCTTGTGTTGGTACCACAATCTCTGGCTGCGCGAGGCTAGGATTTATTAGTCAGTTGTGGGGTTCAGAGGGTCAACAATCAGTTCTCCGAATCCAGAGATTCAGTACTTGTCGTCAGTATCGGTGCTCAGGGCTTGGTAGGTTCGGTGTTTGGGACGCTAAAGGAATCTGTCTTTTGATTCGGGGTTCATCACCTAGAGGTTAGTTTTAGGATTCAGGTTCAGCCTATATaggtttattttaaattgaatttggGATGCATTATATACGCATCAGTGTTAGTTCAGTACTTGGGAGGCATTCTTAGGATTGTAGTTAGATATTTGGGACTCAGGGTATGAGGTTCAATATTCAGGGTTCACTGTTGGGGTACAGGGCTTAAGATCTAGTCAGGATGCAACAATTGGGAATTGATGGGTTTGGAGTTTAGGTTTCTTGAGGTTTGAGATCTGAGAAGGGTGTATCTTGCTGAGTTTCTGAGTTTGCTGAATCTGAGGCCAGAGAGAAGACTGTTAGGGGTCAAATTGTGGGGTGTGAATTTCAGAATTTGGGTGGATTCATTGTGGGGTTTGAAGGCCAGCTGGAGTCTGGGCTGGGATTTGAGTTGTGTGAAATATATGAGGTGTTGTGTCCCGGGCAGGTGCATATTGAACTTTGGATTTACATCCTTGGAGAGGGCTAAGTGTTACTATTTGGGGTTTGGGGCCTAGTTAGGATATGAATCAGGTTCCCGGGTTGAGGTGTGAGATCTGAGCCTAACTTCTCTGTTGGGATTTGAGGTTTAGGTAGCAATCGCCATCATGCTCAAAGCTGTGATCCTGATTGGAGGCCCTCAAAAGGGTGAGGAGCCAGGGGAATGAGGGGAGGAGGTTGGGCTGAAGTGGTTGACTGGGTGGGTGCAGAAGGAGGCAGGAAGCTGAAATGtgcttctttctcctctcccagGGACTCGCTTCAGGCCTTTGTCATTTGAGGTGCCCAAACCCCTGTTTCCTGTGGCGGGGGTGCCTATGATCCAGCACCATATTGAGGCTTGTGCCCAGGTAACCCCATAGGCTCTCCTCTCCCACTTCACTTCCTGCTCATCTCCTTCATCCATATTTCCCCCTTTTCCAACCATGACTTTCCCACAAGGCATAACTTCAGGGACCACCATTTACAAATGAAAATGTGAATGTTGCCCCCTGGAGTTGTTCTGTA comes from the Bos taurus isolate L1 Dominette 01449 registration number 42190680 breed Hereford chromosome 2, ARS-UCD2.0, whole genome shotgun sequence genome and includes:
- the SPEGNB gene encoding LOW QUALITY PROTEIN: SPEG neighbor protein (The sequence of the model RefSeq protein was modified relative to this genomic sequence to represent the inferred CDS: deleted 1 base in 1 codon), whose protein sequence is MGEARGVYRPGAGSVTEAGQDVETVPESQRQYVREGSEGTGQLCPDPWSRGGFIMMIATTRALALPFGRPCRLPPSRVKLSPHSESRSSAPARKPAAVFCSAAAPPPGCMLDINDPQVQKAAIRIQASYQDHRSWKELREKGPPRVLEPLKDVVLLMEGGAAKLTCRVSAFPDLFIRCGKDRKELRDGPKCRYVFKDPDVVALVVHDGEMADLSQYSVNVTNPFGQCSDSARILVEVPAKIQKGSDNTKARRGAKVTLIAEILGKPAPDVAWAKNGEEKKTTECSLRSAVPPRR